In the genome of bacterium, one region contains:
- the rdgB gene encoding RdgB/HAM1 family non-canonical purine NTP pyrophosphatase encodes MKIVLATSNPGKIVEIRTILSSLGIDIVSPEDLEGKFPEIVEDGDTFEANAQKKALEVARWAGMPALADDSGLVVPILGGDPGVHSSRYAGEDGDNEANMALLLERMKAVPEAERLAYFVCVLALASPDGRTWQTRGRVDGLITFEKHGKAGFGYDPIFFYIPEDKTFSQMRPEEKNRFSHRHRALEDFGKMWPEIAKELETV; translated from the coding sequence ATGAAGATCGTATTGGCAACTTCAAACCCGGGAAAAATAGTTGAGATAAGAACTATTCTCAGTAGCCTCGGGATTGATATCGTCTCCCCGGAAGACCTGGAAGGTAAATTTCCTGAAATCGTTGAAGATGGCGATACCTTCGAAGCCAACGCGCAGAAGAAGGCTCTTGAGGTTGCACGGTGGGCAGGGATGCCGGCCCTGGCAGACGATTCCGGACTGGTTGTCCCGATCCTGGGAGGCGACCCCGGGGTCCACTCTTCCCGCTACGCAGGCGAGGATGGGGACAACGAAGCCAACATGGCGCTGCTCCTCGAAAGGATGAAAGCAGTCCCCGAGGCTGAAAGGCTGGCCTACTTTGTCTGTGTTCTGGCTCTGGCCTCCCCGGATGGCCGGACCTGGCAGACCAGAGGCCGCGTGGATGGGCTCATCACCTTTGAAAAGCATGGCAAAGCCGGCTTCGGGTACGATCCCATCTTCTTCTATATCCCCGAGGACAAGACCTTTTCCCAGATGAGGCCCGAAGAGAAAAACAGGTTCAGCCACAGGCACAGAGCCCTGGAGGATTTCGGTAAGATGTGGCCGGAAATAGCAAAGGAGCTGGAGACCGTCTGA
- a CDS encoding FAD-dependent oxidoreductase: protein MLEKLKKGTIFDLLVVGGGATGCGVALDAASRGLTVALVEKNDLAEGTSGRSTKLLHGGVRYLESAVKHLDPVQYHLVRDALKERGVLLRLAPHLCHCLPLITPLYKWMEVPYILAGLKLYDLLAGSAGIGNSRLLGRSRALERFPMLHAKGLKAGVLYYDGQFNDARMSVSIALAASQHGATIANHLGVEGLNKENGKITGVVVKDGISGESWDIGARVVINATGPFADSVRRMDDAGSRPMLKASSGTHIVLDKRFAPPDTGLLIPKTEDGRVLFVLPWEGHALVGTTDEPAEVSEHPRPMEEEIDYLIHYICKYFDLQFSRSDIKSAWSGLRPLVSDPRKSDTAKLSRDHVLEESPAGLLTIAGGKWTTYRKMACDTVDHAVKKFNLRQVNGCRTDSIPLNGGADFHADGGVQLAEAYGIDPAIAEHLNRAYGDQARSVVEVGEEGLGGTLAEGHPYLEAEVLWAVRHEMACRAMDVLARRTPLALLDKAAAASAAGCTIDIMAKELNWDSDRCREEKQLVQERLTSAI from the coding sequence ATGCTTGAGAAGCTGAAAAAAGGAACAATTTTCGACTTGCTGGTTGTAGGAGGAGGAGCCACCGGATGCGGTGTCGCCCTTGATGCCGCAAGCCGGGGATTGACCGTGGCCCTGGTGGAAAAGAACGATCTCGCCGAGGGGACCAGCGGGAGAAGTACCAAGCTGCTTCACGGTGGTGTGCGGTATCTTGAGTCAGCGGTAAAACATCTGGACCCGGTTCAATACCACCTGGTGAGGGATGCCCTTAAGGAAAGGGGGGTCCTGCTGCGCCTGGCACCCCACCTGTGTCACTGCCTGCCTCTGATAACGCCCCTCTATAAATGGATGGAGGTCCCCTACATACTGGCGGGCCTCAAACTCTACGACCTTCTGGCAGGATCCGCAGGGATCGGTAACAGCCGTCTCCTGGGTCGTTCCAGGGCCCTGGAACGGTTCCCCATGCTTCACGCCAAGGGTCTCAAGGCCGGAGTGCTCTATTATGATGGCCAGTTCAACGATGCCAGAATGTCTGTGAGCATCGCACTGGCTGCCTCACAGCACGGTGCCACGATAGCCAACCATTTGGGGGTGGAAGGGCTTAACAAGGAAAATGGCAAAATCACTGGCGTGGTGGTCAAGGATGGCATCAGCGGTGAATCGTGGGACATAGGCGCCCGTGTTGTGATCAATGCCACAGGTCCCTTTGCAGACAGCGTGCGGCGCATGGACGATGCGGGCTCCCGGCCCATGCTCAAAGCCTCCTCCGGTACTCACATTGTCCTCGACAAGCGTTTTGCTCCACCGGACACCGGGTTGCTTATCCCCAAAACAGAGGATGGGAGGGTCTTGTTCGTCCTCCCGTGGGAAGGGCACGCCCTGGTGGGCACTACAGACGAGCCAGCCGAGGTGTCAGAACACCCAAGACCAATGGAGGAGGAGATAGACTACCTCATCCACTATATCTGCAAGTATTTTGATCTTCAGTTCTCCCGAAGCGACATTAAGTCAGCGTGGTCAGGGCTCCGGCCCCTGGTCTCCGATCCCCGAAAATCGGACACGGCGAAGTTGTCCCGGGATCACGTGCTCGAGGAAAGTCCCGCCGGACTTCTCACCATCGCCGGAGGAAAGTGGACAACCTACCGTAAAATGGCCTGCGACACGGTGGACCATGCGGTGAAAAAGTTCAATCTTCGCCAGGTAAATGGCTGCAGGACCGACAGCATACCCTTAAATGGCGGGGCTGATTTCCACGCGGATGGGGGAGTGCAGCTGGCTGAGGCCTACGGGATAGACCCCGCCATAGCTGAGCACCTGAACAGGGCATACGGGGACCAGGCACGATCGGTCGTCGAGGTCGGTGAAGAGGGTTTAGGGGGCACCCTTGCAGAAGGGCATCCATATCTTGAAGCGGAAGTGTTGTGGGCCGTGAGACATGAGATGGCCTGCCGGGCCATGGATGTACTGGCAAGACGCACACCCCTGGCCCTTCTCGATAAGGCAGCGGCAGCATCAGCTGCCGGCTGTACCATCGATATCATGGCCAAAGAGTTAAACTGGGACTCCGACCGATGCCGGGAGGAGAAGCAGCTGGTTCAGGAGCGACTGACGTCGGCAATCTGA
- the rph gene encoding ribonuclease PH, whose translation MTDKKNDKDLTFKLGELIRPDGRQPDQIREIKITRPFQKHAEGSVLVEMGDTKVVCSASVEERVPPWLRGTGQGWITAEYGMLPRSTQNRLNRETVIKTAGRTYEIQRLIGRAMRAVVDTTALGERTFYLDCDVIQADGGTRTAAINGAFIALVDALRKVKDQKRIRKIPVEDYLAAVSIGIVDRQTLLDLCYTEDSQADVDMTVVMTGSGRIVEIQAGGEGTTFSQEDLSRLIAEGSKGIKKIVKWQKEILGELR comes from the coding sequence GTGACAGACAAAAAGAACGATAAAGATCTTACCTTCAAGCTTGGCGAGCTCATCCGTCCCGACGGGCGCCAGCCCGACCAGATAAGGGAAATAAAGATCACCCGCCCCTTCCAGAAGCATGCTGAGGGAAGCGTCCTGGTGGAAATGGGCGATACGAAGGTTGTTTGCAGCGCTTCGGTGGAAGAGAGAGTGCCGCCCTGGCTCAGGGGTACGGGGCAGGGCTGGATCACGGCTGAGTACGGAATGCTGCCCCGCTCCACCCAGAACCGGCTGAACCGGGAGACTGTCATCAAGACTGCCGGGAGAACCTACGAGATCCAGAGGCTTATCGGGAGAGCCATGCGTGCGGTTGTCGATACCACCGCTTTGGGGGAACGCACCTTTTACCTGGATTGTGACGTGATCCAGGCTGACGGGGGCACGCGCACCGCGGCCATAAACGGAGCGTTCATCGCTTTGGTGGATGCGCTGCGGAAGGTAAAGGACCAGAAGCGGATTAGAAAGATCCCTGTGGAGGACTATCTTGCCGCCGTGAGTATCGGGATCGTTGACAGGCAGACCCTCCTGGATCTTTGCTACACAGAAGATTCCCAGGCCGATGTGGACATGACTGTTGTGATGACAGGAAGCGGACGCATTGTTGAGATCCAGGCCGGTGGGGAGGGAACGACCTTTAGCCAGGAGGACCTCAGTCGGCTTATTGCGGAAGGAAGCAAGGGGATCAAAAAGATCGTGAAATGGCAGAAAGAAATTTTGGGAGAGTTGAGATAG
- the typA gene encoding translational GTPase TypA: MQENTRNIAIIAHVDHGKTTLVDAMLKQSGVFRENEVVNERVMDSNDLERERGITILAKNLSVQFEDIKINIVDTPGHADFGGEVERILTMVDSVLLLVDAVDGPMPQTRFVLRKSLEMGLRPILIVNKVDRPAADPLQAQSRVFDLFCDLATSEDQLDFPTLFTNARQGTAVRDMSEEPRDLRPLFETIRDNIQPPEGDANAPFQMLIAHIDYNDYLGRIATGKVANGSVAVGDSVALIKGDGRVTKGRVSRLQAHEGLRQVEVNTATCGDIVTIAGLENVEIGETVSDPSHPQALPYRVVDEPTLALNVMVSTSPFAGREGKYVTSRSIRERLHRELRNNLSLRVEDTSSPDTFRVSGRGELHLGILLENMRREGFEMAISKPEVIFKEIDGVRMEPMECLVIDVPVEHQGAVMASVGPRRVELLSMNAVNNEVRLEFSIPARGLIGLRGELLTETRGTAVLNHVFDGYEPYKGDMPGRRTGALVSMENGFVTAYALEMLQERGKLFVEPGTEVYAGMVVGENAKDNDLDVNPVRLKKLTNMRSSSSDFSVKLTPPTVLTLEQAMEYIGDDELVEITPNSIRLRKRVLNKNFRTKKSAVV, translated from the coding sequence GTGCAGGAAAATACTCGTAACATCGCAATCATTGCCCACGTTGACCACGGTAAGACCACACTGGTGGATGCCATGCTCAAACAGTCAGGCGTCTTCAGGGAAAACGAAGTTGTCAACGAGCGCGTCATGGACTCCAACGACCTGGAACGGGAGAGGGGCATCACCATCCTCGCCAAGAACCTGAGCGTTCAATTTGAAGACATCAAGATCAACATCGTCGACACCCCCGGACATGCGGATTTCGGGGGTGAGGTGGAACGGATCCTCACAATGGTGGATTCGGTCCTCCTCCTCGTGGACGCTGTGGACGGTCCCATGCCTCAGACCCGTTTTGTCCTCAGGAAATCGCTGGAAATGGGGCTGCGCCCCATACTCATCGTCAACAAGGTTGACCGCCCGGCTGCCGACCCGCTCCAGGCCCAGAGCAGAGTGTTCGACCTTTTCTGCGATCTTGCCACGTCCGAGGATCAGCTGGACTTTCCCACACTGTTCACCAACGCCCGGCAGGGTACCGCTGTGCGGGACATGAGCGAGGAACCCCGGGACTTAAGACCCCTTTTTGAAACCATACGGGACAACATCCAGCCTCCTGAGGGAGATGCAAACGCTCCCTTCCAGATGCTGATCGCCCATATCGACTACAACGACTACCTCGGAAGGATCGCCACCGGCAAGGTGGCCAACGGCAGCGTTGCCGTTGGAGACAGTGTGGCCCTCATCAAGGGGGACGGAAGGGTAACCAAGGGTAGGGTCAGTCGTCTCCAGGCTCACGAGGGGCTTCGGCAGGTGGAGGTTAACACAGCTACTTGCGGCGATATAGTAACCATCGCCGGCCTGGAAAATGTGGAGATAGGCGAGACTGTCAGCGACCCCTCCCATCCCCAGGCCCTCCCCTATAGGGTCGTTGACGAACCCACTCTGGCGCTGAACGTCATGGTCAGCACCAGCCCCTTCGCCGGTCGGGAGGGAAAGTACGTCACCTCCAGGAGCATTCGCGAGCGCCTGCACCGGGAGCTTCGCAACAACCTCTCCCTGCGGGTCGAAGATACTTCGAGCCCCGACACTTTTCGGGTGTCCGGCCGCGGGGAGCTGCACCTGGGGATCCTCCTTGAGAACATGAGGAGAGAGGGCTTCGAGATGGCTATTTCCAAGCCAGAGGTCATCTTCAAAGAGATCGACGGCGTTCGGATGGAGCCCATGGAATGTCTCGTGATCGACGTCCCCGTTGAGCATCAGGGAGCAGTCATGGCCAGCGTCGGGCCGCGCCGGGTGGAGCTGCTGTCAATGAACGCTGTCAACAACGAGGTCCGCCTGGAATTTTCCATACCAGCGAGGGGGCTCATCGGGCTGCGAGGAGAACTGCTCACCGAAACGCGGGGCACCGCGGTTTTGAACCATGTCTTTGACGGCTATGAACCGTACAAGGGAGATATGCCGGGCCGCAGGACCGGGGCCCTTGTGTCCATGGAGAACGGCTTCGTTACCGCCTATGCGCTGGAAATGCTTCAGGAGAGGGGAAAACTTTTCGTAGAACCGGGCACGGAGGTTTACGCGGGAATGGTGGTCGGAGAAAATGCGAAGGACAACGATCTGGATGTTAACCCGGTACGCCTTAAGAAGCTGACCAACATGCGCTCTTCCTCGTCCGATTTCAGCGTCAAGCTGACACCTCCCACCGTCCTCACGCTGGAACAGGCCATGGAGTACATTGGTGACGACGAGCTGGTGGAGATTACCCCCAATTCCATACGGTTACGCAAGAGGGTGCTCAACAAGAACTTCAGGACTAAAAAGAGCGCGGTGGTTTAA
- a CDS encoding DEAD/DEAH box helicase, with protein sequence MKRIVMNSKTFEQLGLIEPLLRAVREEGYTNPTPIQEAAIPELIAGRDLLGGAQTGTGKTAAFALPIIQKLVGQRKSPSPRSVRALILTPTRELAAQIGDSFKAYSRHVRLSRTVVFGGVGQMPQVRALSRGVDVLVATPGRLLDLMGQRHIRLDSLEVFVLDEADRMLDMGFIHDVKRVIATLPQQRQTLFFSATMPPEIVRLADSMLKDPVKVAVDPQASTVELIDQSIMFVARGDKKDLLAHVLSDSSVTRALVFTRTKHGADKVVRQLERDKVKAEAIHGNKSQTNRTRAMDNFRRGNTRVLVATDIAARGIDVDGISHVVNYDLPNIPESYVHRIGRTARAGKEGVAVSFCDMEERSFLKDIERLIGQQVPVEEGHPWHVQGMPARKSIEVNSKGERVVNGRNGKGNRRNPASSGKGSRRNPAPSGHRGSQSNRFSGKSESESAAHLRSRS encoded by the coding sequence ATGAAAAGGATAGTTATGAACAGTAAAACCTTTGAACAGCTTGGCCTTATTGAACCTCTTCTACGCGCGGTGCGCGAAGAGGGCTATACAAACCCCACCCCTATTCAGGAAGCAGCCATCCCGGAGCTTATCGCCGGGCGGGACCTCCTGGGTGGCGCCCAGACAGGCACGGGTAAGACGGCGGCTTTCGCTCTTCCCATTATTCAGAAGCTTGTCGGCCAGAGAAAAAGCCCATCGCCTCGCAGTGTGCGAGCCCTCATTCTCACCCCCACGCGGGAGCTGGCTGCCCAGATCGGCGACAGCTTTAAAGCGTACAGCCGCCACGTCAGGCTGAGCCGAACCGTCGTTTTCGGCGGGGTCGGCCAGATGCCCCAGGTAAGAGCGCTGTCCAGAGGGGTTGACGTGCTGGTGGCTACCCCGGGAAGGCTTCTGGATCTCATGGGACAAAGGCACATACGCCTCGATTCCCTCGAGGTCTTTGTGCTGGACGAAGCCGACCGGATGCTGGATATGGGCTTCATCCACGATGTGAAACGTGTGATCGCCACACTGCCGCAGCAAAGACAAACTCTTTTCTTCTCGGCGACCATGCCGCCTGAGATCGTTCGGTTGGCGGACAGCATGCTGAAAGACCCGGTGAAGGTTGCGGTGGATCCACAGGCCTCAACGGTGGAACTTATTGACCAGAGCATCATGTTCGTGGCTCGCGGCGACAAGAAAGACCTCCTGGCACACGTCCTCTCTGACTCCTCGGTGACGAGGGCTCTTGTTTTTACGCGAACGAAGCACGGCGCTGACAAGGTGGTGCGGCAGCTGGAACGCGATAAGGTGAAAGCAGAGGCGATCCATGGTAACAAGTCCCAGACCAACCGCACCCGGGCTATGGATAATTTCCGACGGGGAAATACACGGGTCCTGGTGGCTACAGATATCGCGGCCAGAGGCATCGATGTTGATGGCATCAGCCACGTTGTCAACTACGACCTGCCCAACATCCCTGAAAGCTATGTCCACCGCATCGGTCGGACTGCCAGGGCCGGAAAGGAAGGAGTGGCCGTATCGTTCTGTGACATGGAAGAGCGCTCATTCCTTAAGGACATAGAGAGGCTCATCGGACAGCAGGTACCGGTGGAAGAAGGACACCCCTGGCACGTGCAGGGGATGCCTGCCAGAAAGTCTATTGAAGTGAACTCCAAAGGGGAACGGGTCGTCAACGGAAGAAACGGCAAAGGGAACAGACGCAATCCGGCATCATCCGGAAAGGGGAGCAGGCGCAACCCGGCACCATCCGGACACAGGGGAAGCCAGTCAAACCGCTTTTCAGGAAAATCAGAGTCCGAAAGTGCCGCTCACCTGAGATCCCGCTCATAG
- a CDS encoding FGGY family carbohydrate kinase, producing the protein MRFSDTVLVLCKRVGCVKEARQLVDQLSKKTFLIIDQGGHASRAVVMDESGRPLAGAERALETSRTEGGFVEHDPRELVRSLREALAEIAQKSGGSFEKIKAAGLATQRSSIVCWDKHTGEALSPVISWQDTRARERIIQLAHRAGEVHERTGLFLSAHYGASKLAWCVDNIPEVKKALDAHRLCFGPMSSFLVWQLTAEKLFVSDPVSASRTLLWNLHRKEWDSQLLEMFNLTSSALPVCVPTVHDFGNIKAGGRQIPLALVTGDQSAAMYAYGKLQPETAYMNIGTGAFVSRSLGQEPLLASGLLTSVIHQQDDVSEYVLEGTINGAGSAVQWLRTIHSTEDLWEQMPGWLRTVEDPPLFLNGISGLGAPFWVPDFVSGFVGNGQPHEKFVAVVESVIFLLHRNVVEMGFSLRGPERIQVTGGLAAQDGICQRIADLTRVPVYRPAQAEATVRGTCYLLAGRPDHWPEPAPGQWFEPGDGTPITQRYSRWLEEMEKRINSK; encoded by the coding sequence TTGAGATTTTCAGACACGGTGCTGGTATTGTGTAAGAGGGTGGGTTGTGTCAAGGAGGCCAGGCAGTTGGTAGATCAGCTGAGCAAGAAAACCTTTCTTATCATCGACCAGGGGGGCCACGCCAGCAGAGCCGTGGTCATGGATGAGTCCGGAAGACCTCTGGCCGGGGCAGAGCGTGCCCTGGAAACATCCCGGACCGAAGGCGGCTTCGTTGAGCACGATCCGCGGGAGCTTGTCCGTTCCCTACGTGAGGCCCTGGCCGAGATCGCGCAAAAGTCAGGGGGCAGCTTTGAAAAGATCAAGGCCGCAGGCCTGGCTACTCAAAGATCGAGCATCGTATGCTGGGATAAGCATACGGGAGAGGCTTTGTCACCGGTCATCAGCTGGCAGGATACCCGGGCCAGGGAAAGGATCATCCAGCTGGCACATCGGGCAGGTGAGGTCCACGAAAGAACAGGCCTCTTTTTGTCCGCCCATTACGGAGCCAGTAAGCTGGCCTGGTGTGTCGACAACATCCCGGAAGTAAAAAAAGCCCTGGATGCCCACAGGCTATGTTTCGGCCCCATGAGCAGTTTCCTGGTGTGGCAGTTGACCGCGGAGAAGCTCTTCGTCAGCGACCCTGTCAGCGCATCACGCACCTTGTTGTGGAACCTCCACCGCAAGGAATGGGACAGCCAGCTCCTTGAAATGTTCAATTTGACCTCCAGCGCCCTTCCGGTATGTGTTCCCACTGTACACGATTTCGGGAATATCAAGGCTGGAGGGCGACAGATTCCCCTTGCCCTTGTCACGGGAGACCAGTCAGCAGCCATGTATGCCTATGGGAAATTACAGCCGGAAACTGCTTATATGAACATTGGCACCGGCGCCTTTGTGTCCCGTTCCCTCGGACAGGAGCCCTTACTGGCATCCGGACTGCTGACAAGCGTTATCCACCAGCAGGATGATGTCAGTGAGTATGTCCTGGAAGGTACCATCAATGGAGCCGGCAGCGCTGTTCAGTGGCTGAGGACAATCCACAGTACAGAGGACCTCTGGGAGCAAATGCCCGGGTGGCTGAGGACTGTGGAGGATCCGCCCCTGTTTCTGAACGGCATATCGGGTCTCGGAGCACCTTTTTGGGTCCCGGATTTCGTTTCAGGTTTTGTGGGGAACGGTCAGCCCCATGAAAAGTTTGTTGCCGTGGTTGAAAGCGTTATTTTCCTGCTTCACAGGAATGTGGTTGAGATGGGCTTCTCTCTGAGAGGACCTGAAAGGATCCAGGTCACCGGCGGGCTGGCTGCCCAGGACGGAATATGTCAGCGTATTGCAGATCTGACAAGAGTGCCCGTATATAGGCCTGCCCAGGCCGAAGCTACGGTGCGGGGAACGTGCTATCTCCTTGCAGGCAGGCCTGACCATTGGCCGGAACCGGCGCCAGGACAGTGGTTTGAGCCTGGCGACGGAACACCCATCACCCAACGCTACAGCAGGTGGCTGGAGGAGATGGAGAAGAGAATTAACAGTAAATAA
- a CDS encoding DUF445 family protein translates to MSPFLYFLIFPLVGALVGGFTNWLAILMLFRPREPVRIFWWSLQGVIPSRHAQLAERIADTVENSLLTQDDMEKAMSGVNWHDEVDSLIRKVLHDRGPGGILEKIPGVSQAWNRIIFPSLQEVLSREIVRFMDGHGKRFAGKLRESVDIREIVRIKVMEFETEAMEDLIMAVAKKEFGHIKIVGAITGAAIGVVQGIVMLVVG, encoded by the coding sequence ATGTCTCCTTTCCTCTATTTTCTCATCTTCCCCCTGGTTGGAGCCCTCGTGGGTGGGTTCACCAACTGGCTGGCCATTCTCATGCTGTTTCGTCCCCGGGAACCGGTACGGATATTCTGGTGGTCCCTGCAGGGGGTTATCCCCAGCAGGCACGCTCAATTGGCTGAGCGTATTGCTGATACGGTGGAAAACAGCCTTCTGACTCAGGATGACATGGAAAAAGCCATGAGCGGTGTGAACTGGCACGATGAGGTAGACAGCCTCATACGAAAGGTCCTCCACGATCGGGGACCGGGCGGGATCCTAGAAAAGATCCCGGGCGTTTCACAGGCGTGGAATAGAATTATTTTTCCCTCTCTGCAGGAGGTTCTCAGCCGGGAGATAGTCCGGTTCATGGATGGACATGGTAAACGCTTTGCAGGCAAGCTGAGAGAATCGGTGGACATCAGGGAGATCGTCAGGATAAAGGTCATGGAGTTTGAGACCGAGGCCATGGAGGACCTTATCATGGCCGTTGCGAAAAAAGAGTTTGGTCACATCAAGATAGTGGGGGCCATCACCGGGGCGGCCATAGGTGTGGTGCAAGGAATAGTAATGTTAGTGGTGGGATGA
- a CDS encoding patatin-like phospholipase family protein — translation MILDLLKGREKEKKIGLALGSGAARGWAHIGVLRYLNETGIKVDYIAGTSMGALVGASFSLGKLDALEQFALHLDWRQILSFLDVTFPVSGLIEGKKISEFVREHHEETVTLERMPIPFCAVATELNSGTEVCLNTGDLLEAIRASISIPGIFTPVKSEGNLLVDGGLVNPVPVSVVRQMGADFVVAVDLSHYFPKIDDGGHHLAPEEETPGPEEIDTDQSDRTGVLGLVNDLKERASLFKAQSLLRNWTKKEPTLNIFEVTLSSLNVMQAQIARASLALDRPDVLIQPKLNHIGFMEFNRSRETIAEGYLQARIQLKGQG, via the coding sequence ATGATCCTGGATTTACTGAAAGGTCGGGAAAAGGAGAAAAAGATCGGCCTGGCTCTTGGCAGCGGCGCAGCGAGAGGGTGGGCTCACATTGGGGTACTCCGGTATCTCAATGAAACGGGTATCAAGGTGGATTACATCGCAGGCACCAGCATGGGTGCTCTCGTGGGAGCTTCCTTCTCCCTCGGAAAATTGGACGCCCTGGAGCAGTTCGCCCTTCACCTGGACTGGCGACAGATCCTCTCTTTCCTTGACGTCACCTTTCCAGTGTCCGGTCTCATCGAAGGAAAAAAGATCTCGGAGTTTGTCCGGGAACACCATGAGGAAACAGTAACTTTGGAGAGGATGCCCATACCCTTTTGCGCAGTTGCCACCGAACTGAACAGCGGCACTGAGGTCTGCCTGAATACCGGTGACCTCCTGGAGGCCATCAGGGCCAGCATTTCCATTCCCGGAATATTTACTCCCGTAAAAAGTGAAGGCAACCTTCTTGTGGACGGAGGCCTGGTAAACCCGGTCCCGGTAAGCGTCGTACGTCAGATGGGTGCAGATTTTGTCGTTGCGGTGGATCTGAGTCATTATTTTCCCAAAATCGATGATGGGGGCCATCACCTTGCTCCAGAGGAAGAAACCCCAGGGCCTGAAGAGATCGACACCGACCAGAGCGACCGCACGGGCGTGCTTGGGCTGGTGAACGACCTCAAGGAGAGAGCCTCTCTTTTCAAGGCCCAATCCCTGTTGCGGAACTGGACGAAAAAAGAGCCCACACTCAACATATTCGAGGTGACTCTCAGCTCCCTTAACGTTATGCAGGCACAAATAGCCAGGGCCTCGTTGGCTCTTGATCGGCCGGACGTGCTCATACAGCCCAAATTGAACCACATAGGCTTCATGGAGTTCAACCGGTCTCGGGAAACCATAGCAGAGGGATACTTGCAGGCGCGGATTCAACTAAAAGGACAAGGATAA
- a CDS encoding phospholipase A produces MYRTVVILISVFLITHGLAGVVLAKEDDQPPTAVRKRLAMEQAARDNPFLLLPHRPNYILPLAYALDPYEEPFGLAQGSFDKMEMKFQVSLKFLVKEGFIGGEGNLYAAYTNRSWWQAYNPRRSRPFRETNHEPELFLMYDTDWKILGMRATSVIFGISHQSNGQGGALSRGWNRIYGNLFLEKGNTVFSVKPWYRIPEREKSAPDEPRGDDNPDIRRYMGSVEAGVLYCKGKNFFTLMLRNNLRRDNRGAVEVGWSYPLKGRMKGYVQVFDGYGESLIDYDYRMTRVGVGILLADWL; encoded by the coding sequence ATGTACAGAACTGTCGTCATACTTATATCGGTATTTCTGATCACCCATGGCCTTGCCGGCGTTGTTCTGGCAAAAGAGGATGATCAACCCCCCACAGCTGTTCGTAAGCGCCTTGCCATGGAACAGGCGGCACGCGACAACCCCTTCCTGCTGCTGCCCCATCGGCCCAACTACATCCTGCCCCTGGCATACGCCCTGGACCCATACGAGGAGCCCTTCGGCCTGGCCCAGGGATCTTTCGACAAGATGGAAATGAAGTTCCAGGTCAGCCTGAAATTCCTCGTGAAAGAAGGCTTCATCGGCGGAGAGGGCAACCTCTACGCCGCCTACACCAACCGGTCCTGGTGGCAGGCCTACAACCCCCGGAGGTCACGCCCCTTCCGGGAGACGAACCATGAGCCGGAGCTGTTCCTCATGTACGATACCGACTGGAAAATCCTGGGGATGAGGGCCACCAGTGTTATTTTTGGGATCTCCCACCAATCCAACGGGCAGGGAGGTGCCTTGTCAAGGGGCTGGAACAGGATCTATGGCAACCTGTTCCTCGAAAAGGGCAACACGGTGTTCAGTGTGAAACCCTGGTACCGCATACCTGAGAGGGAAAAGAGCGCCCCCGATGAACCAAGGGGTGACGATAATCCGGATATCCGCCGTTATATGGGGTCGGTCGAAGCCGGCGTTCTATACTGCAAGGGAAAAAACTTTTTCACACTCATGCTCCGCAATAACCTCAGAAGGGACAACCGGGGTGCGGTGGAGGTTGGATGGTCCTATCCCCTGAAGGGCAGAATGAAAGGGTATGTGCAGGTTTTCGATGGTTACGGTGAAAGCCTCATCGACTACGACTACCGGATGACAAGGGTGGGAGTGGGGATCCTGCTGGCGGATTGGTTGTAA